From the genome of Candidatus Buchananbacteria bacterium, one region includes:
- the rpmC gene encoding 50S ribosomal protein L29, with protein MKFKELKTKTEKELQKLLADFRLNLRELKFKSSADQLKNVRELRRVKRNIAQILMLLSNKHQAKPEAEVKNETN; from the coding sequence ATGAAATTTAAAGAATTGAAAACTAAGACGGAAAAAGAATTGCAGAAGTTGCTTGCCGACTTTCGGCTTAATCTGCGCGAGTTGAAATTCAAATCATCGGCTGATCAGTTAAAGAATGTCCGAGAGTTGCGCCGGGTGAAACGAAATATCGCTCAAATTCTGATGTTATTATCCAATAAACACCAGGCTAAACCAGAAGCTGAAGTTAAAAATGAAACCAACTAA
- a CDS encoding 50S ribosomal protein L24, with the protein MRIKKGDKVKVLSGKDQGKTGKVLQIFTKRGRLSVEGVNLMHKNMKPRRQGEKGQRIQFPAALPMSNVAIICPKCGKASRIGSTKVGEAKKARTCKKCKEAI; encoded by the coding sequence ATGAGAATTAAAAAAGGCGACAAAGTAAAAGTATTAAGCGGTAAGGACCAGGGCAAAACTGGTAAAGTCTTGCAGATCTTTACTAAGCGAGGACGGCTTTCGGTTGAGGGTGTTAATTTGATGCACAAGAATATGAAGCCGCGCCGACAGGGTGAAAAAGGTCAGCGCATTCAGTTTCCAGCGGCGTTGCCAATGAGCAATGTTGCCATTATTTGTCCAAAATGCGGTAAAGCCAGCCGAATTGGTTCCACGAAGGTCGGCGAAGCTAAGAAAGCAAGAACCTGCAAAAAGTGTAAAGAAGCTATTTAA
- the rplE gene encoding 50S ribosomal protein L5 — protein sequence MSNSLKEQYTKKIAPTLKEKFGYKNNLSVPKIEKVVLNVGTGQGLKDPKYNEAVEDTLLRITGQKPVKTISKKAISNFKIREGLVVGMSVTLRGERMYDFLTKLINITLPRVRDFRGLDLKSVDTRGNLNLGFREHISFPEIKSDEIERIHGLQITAVTNAKTHEEGLELFKLLGFPFRNE from the coding sequence ATGTCTAACAGTTTGAAAGAACAATATACTAAAAAAATCGCGCCGACTTTAAAAGAAAAGTTTGGCTATAAGAATAATTTGTCAGTCCCAAAGATTGAGAAGGTGGTTTTAAATGTCGGTACCGGCCAGGGTTTGAAAGATCCGAAATACAACGAAGCGGTTGAGGATACGCTGTTACGAATTACCGGTCAAAAGCCTGTCAAAACTATTTCCAAAAAAGCTATTTCTAATTTCAAGATTCGGGAAGGTTTAGTAGTTGGCATGTCGGTGACGTTGCGCGGTGAACGGATGTATGATTTTTTGACCAAACTAATTAATATCACGTTGCCTCGTGTTCGAGACTTCCGCGGTCTTGATCTGAAGTCGGTTGATACGCGAGGTAATTTGAACCTAGGTTTTCGAGAACATATTTCTTTTCCGGAAATCAAATCAGATGAGATCGAACGAATTCACGGTTTGCAGATTACGGCTGTTACGAATGCTAAGACTCATGAAGAAGGATTAGAATTATTTAAGTTATTAGGTTTTCCATTTCGTAACGAATAA
- the rplB gene encoding 50S ribosomal protein L2 → MPIRIYKPTTPGRRQTSVDTFADVTRKKPEKSLILIKKKTGGRNASGRITVRHRGGGAKQYYRLIDYRRNKFDMPATVEAIEYDPNRRARIALVKYEDGTKSYIIAPVDLKVGAVVISSKTRTDIQVGNRMPLVEMPLGSQIYEIEITPGKGGQLVRTAGSTAKLMAVEGEYATIRMPSGEIRLIPKDCAATIGQVSNPDAMHIRIGKAGRMRHLGIRPTVRGKVMNPVDHPHGGGEGHNPIGMKAPKTPWGKKALGVKTRRKKKYSSKFIVRARAKRRR, encoded by the coding sequence ATGCCGATTAGAATTTACAAACCAACCACTCCAGGTCGCCGTCAGACATCGGTTGATACTTTTGCTGATGTGACCAGAAAGAAGCCGGAAAAAAGTTTGATTTTGATCAAGAAAAAAACTGGCGGACGAAATGCCTCGGGACGAATTACCGTTCGTCATCGTGGGGGTGGCGCTAAGCAGTATTATCGTTTAATTGATTATCGTCGAAACAAGTTTGATATGCCAGCGACAGTGGAGGCAATTGAATACGATCCAAACCGCCGCGCTCGGATTGCGTTGGTTAAGTACGAAGACGGTACGAAAAGTTATATCATCGCTCCAGTTGATTTGAAGGTTGGTGCTGTTGTTATCTCTTCAAAAACCAGAACTGATATTCAGGTTGGCAACCGAATGCCGTTAGTTGAAATGCCACTTGGTTCTCAGATTTATGAAATTGAAATTACTCCCGGCAAGGGCGGCCAGCTGGTCAGAACCGCTGGTTCCACCGCTAAATTGATGGCAGTTGAAGGGGAGTATGCTACTATTAGAATGCCGTCTGGAGAAATTCGTTTAATTCCGAAAGATTGTGCCGCAACGATCGGTCAGGTTTCAAACCCTGATGCAATGCATATCCGAATTGGTAAAGCTGGCCGGATGCGTCATTTAGGTATCCGACCAACCGTTCGTGGTAAAGTAATGAACCCAGTGGATCACCCGCACGGTGGTGGCGAAGGCCATAACCCGATTGGTATGAAGGCGCCAAAAACGCCATGGGGAAAGAAAGCGTTGGGTGTTAAAACTCGCCGCAAAAAGAAATATTCATCTAAGTTTATTGTTCGCGCTCGCGCTAAGCGTCGACGTTAA
- a CDS encoding type Z 30S ribosomal protein S14 — MATEARIAKSKKTPKFSTRKVRRCWRCGRNRGYMRDFNMCRICFRELADNGQIPGIRKSSW, encoded by the coding sequence ATGGCAACAGAAGCGAGAATTGCAAAATCAAAAAAGACTCCAAAGTTTTCAACCCGCAAGGTTCGAAGATGTTGGCGTTGTGGCCGCAATCGCGGTTATATGCGAGATTTTAATATGTGTCGAATTTGTTTTAGGGAATTAGCCGACAACGGGCAAATTCCAGGTATCCGGAAATCAAGTTGGTAA
- the rplD gene encoding 50S ribosomal protein L4, which yields MSKVTVYNQNGDKVKELELNPKVFGVAVKPEVIFQAVIAQQANSRQVLADVKSKAEVSGGGRKPWRQKGTGRARHGSIRSPLWRGGGITFGPTSERNFSVKINRKAKQKALLMSLSDKAAHNKIVLVDDLKLEAAKTKKFFAVLQNLELRAKSVKQAKKDAVKKETVADNKSKKSKLKKVLLILPKKDETVYRAASNVAGLEIIAANSLNIVDVMNSQYLLMPVAAVEQIEKTFVK from the coding sequence ATGTCAAAAGTAACTGTCTACAATCAGAATGGTGATAAAGTCAAAGAGTTGGAATTAAATCCAAAAGTTTTTGGAGTGGCAGTAAAGCCAGAAGTGATTTTTCAGGCCGTTATTGCTCAGCAGGCTAATAGCCGACAGGTGTTGGCCGACGTTAAGAGTAAGGCAGAAGTTTCCGGCGGTGGCCGTAAGCCATGGCGTCAAAAGGGAACTGGCCGCGCTCGACACGGCTCAATCCGCTCCCCATTATGGCGCGGCGGCGGAATTACTTTTGGTCCGACTTCAGAACGCAATTTTTCAGTAAAAATCAATCGCAAAGCTAAACAAAAGGCATTATTGATGTCGCTGTCTGATAAAGCAGCCCATAACAAGATTGTTTTAGTTGATGATTTGAAGCTTGAAGCAGCTAAGACTAAAAAATTCTTTGCGGTATTACAGAATTTAGAGCTTCGGGCTAAGTCGGTTAAGCAAGCAAAGAAAGATGCTGTTAAAAAAGAAACTGTTGCCGACAATAAGTCTAAGAAGTCAAAGCTAAAGAAAGTTTTGTTGATCTTGCCAAAAAAGGACGAAACCGTTTATCGCGCCGCCTCCAATGTGGCCGGTCTGGAAATTATCGCCGCCAACAGCTTGAATATTGTAGATGTTATGAATAGTCAGTATTTATTGATGCCTGTTGCAGCAGTTGAACAAATTGAAAAAACTTTTGTTAAATAA
- the rplV gene encoding 50S ribosomal protein L22 yields the protein MATETKKIKDQTKDQTKKSASLKVAKTAKPKKSPVVKKTGVKNETNKSTKEVTEVLAKARFVRTSPRKIRLVIDQLRGLEAETAVTKLQFINKAASKPVYKLVKSAIANAENNFSLNIKDLFIKKIVADEGPTLKRFRPRAHGRSAAIRKRTSHITLVLGIKAGVKPVIKRLTDQKAQEVKVVSPDEVKKSGPKSGGMIASDDQGKDSKGFMKGIFQRKTG from the coding sequence ATGGCTACGGAAACCAAGAAAATTAAAGATCAGACCAAAGATCAGACCAAAAAATCTGCAAGCCTTAAAGTTGCTAAAACCGCAAAGCCGAAAAAATCGCCAGTGGTCAAGAAGACAGGAGTCAAAAATGAGACAAACAAGTCGACTAAGGAAGTAACGGAAGTTTTGGCTAAGGCTCGGTTTGTCCGAACTTCACCACGAAAAATTCGATTGGTTATTGATCAGTTGAGAGGTCTAGAAGCTGAAACCGCAGTAACAAAATTGCAGTTTATTAATAAAGCCGCTTCTAAGCCGGTATATAAATTGGTTAAATCCGCCATTGCGAATGCTGAAAATAATTTTAGTTTAAATATTAAAGATTTATTTATTAAAAAAATTGTTGCCGACGAAGGTCCAACTTTAAAGCGTTTTCGTCCGCGAGCTCATGGCCGATCAGCTGCGATCCGAAAACGTACTAGCCACATTACTTTGGTTTTGGGCATTAAAGCGGGAGTTAAACCGGTAATTAAGAGATTAACTGATCAAAAAGCTCAAGAGGTTAAAGTCGTCAGTCCGGATGAAGTTAAGAAATCAGGCCCAAAATCTGGTGGGATGATCGCTTCTGATGACCAAGGCAAGGATTCAAAAGGCTTTATGAAAGGTATCTTCCAACGTAAAACAGGTTAA
- the rpsS gene encoding 30S ribosomal protein S19 yields MSRSLKKGPYVNEKLLKKLQKVKVGDKNAIKTWDRASMITPEMVGYTIGVHNGRTHTPVLIVENMVGHRLGEFSPTKTFRGHGGKIAKEQEKVAAQKAADDRKKAQAAAEKK; encoded by the coding sequence ATGTCTAGAAGTCTTAAAAAAGGTCCATACGTTAATGAAAAGCTACTTAAGAAGTTGCAGAAGGTTAAAGTTGGCGACAAGAATGCTATCAAGACGTGGGATCGTGCAAGCATGATCACTCCAGAAATGGTTGGTTACACAATTGGTGTTCATAATGGTCGAACCCATACCCCAGTTTTGATTGTTGAAAATATGGTTGGTCATCGTTTGGGTGAATTTTCACCAACCAAGACATTCCGCGGACATGGTGGTAAGATTGCTAAGGAACAGGAAAAAGTCGCGGCTCAAAAAGCTGCTGATGACCGCAAGAAGGCTCAGGCTGCCGCGGAAAAAAAGTAA
- the rplO gene encoding 50S ribosomal protein L15, with product MTELGLHNLTRNKRKTGKRVGRGSGSGRGAYSGRGLKGQRARSGGRAGLKRRGLAQMLKSKPKLGGFKSPSSKLEIVNIADLQEVFDAGELITTKKLLNKGLVKTLKHGIKILGQGKVTKKFIVEANRFSESAKQAILEAGGEVKLINQNKSKKRVVNKK from the coding sequence ATGACTGAATTAGGTTTACACAATTTAACTCGCAATAAACGTAAAACCGGCAAACGAGTCGGCCGCGGAAGCGGTTCTGGTCGTGGTGCTTATTCCGGCCGGGGACTTAAAGGTCAGCGTGCCCGTTCTGGCGGCCGTGCTGGTTTGAAGCGACGTGGTTTGGCTCAGATGCTTAAGAGCAAACCAAAACTGGGTGGCTTCAAGAGTCCGAGTTCTAAATTAGAAATCGTTAATATTGCTGATCTGCAAGAGGTTTTTGACGCTGGTGAATTAATTACTACTAAAAAGCTGTTGAATAAAGGTTTGGTAAAAACCCTGAAGCACGGCATCAAAATTTTGGGTCAGGGAAAAGTAACTAAAAAGTTTATCGTTGAAGCCAATCGTTTTTCAGAATCGGCAAAACAAGCTATACTAGAAGCAGGCGGCGAAGTTAAACTGATCAATCAAAACAAGTCCAAGAAGCGCGTCGTTAACAAAAAATAA
- the rpsE gene encoding 30S ribosomal protein S5: MSEQNFKRTKKGEQHAAPAEKEFDQVIVDIARVTRVMAGGKRMRFRACVVIGDRKGRVGYSVAKGADVTLAVNKAVTKARKSLINVPIINDTIPHQVQVKVKAARILIKPATKGTGVIAGGAVRIVLDLAGISNAVAKIFGTSNKINNIAATIKALKMLKRVEPKKASAKKPAEKSGDATK; the protein is encoded by the coding sequence ATGTCAGAACAGAATTTCAAAAGAACAAAAAAAGGTGAACAACACGCCGCACCAGCCGAGAAAGAATTTGATCAGGTTATTGTTGATATTGCCCGCGTTACCCGCGTTATGGCCGGTGGCAAGCGTATGCGGTTTCGTGCCTGTGTAGTCATCGGCGACCGCAAGGGCCGCGTCGGTTATTCTGTTGCCAAGGGTGCAGACGTTACTTTAGCGGTAAACAAAGCAGTTACTAAGGCTCGCAAGAGTTTGATCAACGTGCCGATTATTAATGACACTATTCCTCATCAGGTTCAAGTGAAAGTTAAAGCTGCTCGAATCTTAATTAAGCCGGCTACGAAAGGTACCGGAGTTATTGCCGGCGGCGCGGTCCGTATTGTTTTGGACTTGGCGGGTATTTCTAACGCCGTTGCTAAAATTTTTGGTACGAGCAACAAAATTAATAATATCGCCGCAACGATTAAGGCATTAAAGATGCTTAAGCGCGTTGAGCCTAAAAAAGCTAGTGCTAAAAAGCCAGCCGAAAAGTCAGGCGATGCTACTAAATAA
- the rplW gene encoding 50S ribosomal protein L23, with translation MSILGKLKIKKDEESSEVSPETSAVVSADKKVQSPVKAEKKVKKVTKTQEIKGKTDRAYRILIKPMITEKASGLGGLNKYVFAVEPSTNKVEVKKAIRAVYNVDPIAVNILNFSGKRVRYGKTSGVTKGWKKAVVTLKPGDKIEVYEGI, from the coding sequence ATGAGTATCTTAGGAAAGTTAAAAATCAAAAAAGACGAAGAATCAAGCGAAGTGTCACCAGAAACTTCAGCAGTGGTTAGCGCTGACAAAAAAGTTCAGTCGCCAGTAAAAGCAGAAAAGAAAGTTAAGAAAGTTACCAAGACGCAAGAAATTAAAGGTAAGACTGACCGAGCCTACCGTATTTTAATCAAGCCAATGATTACCGAAAAAGCTTCCGGACTTGGCGGATTAAACAAATATGTTTTTGCGGTTGAGCCTAGTACTAATAAAGTTGAAGTTAAAAAAGCAATTCGGGCGGTGTATAATGTTGATCCGATTGCGGTAAATATTTTAAATTTTTCCGGTAAGCGCGTTCGCTACGGCAAAACCAGTGGTGTTACCAAAGGTTGGAAAAAAGCCGTTGTAACACTTAAGCCGGGGGATAAAATTGAAGTTTACGAAGGAATTTAA
- the secY gene encoding preprotein translocase subunit SecY, translating to MWLKKLIQIWKIKDLRQSIVFVMGMLVIFRVAAHIPIPGIDAQALSDFFASNQLLGIMNVLSGGGMENFSVVAMGVAPYITASIIFQLLVMIIPKLEEISKEGESGQRKINQWTRMLAVPLALMQAYGLIAILNQSSGQIFVDLTAWNLVMILITLTAGTMFLMWIGELISEQNIGNGISLIIFAGIVSSLPSTVQQTLLTFDQSQILNLIIFVAIAILTIVGVVIITEGQRNVPVSYARRVRGMKMYGGVNTHLPLRVNMAGVIPIIFAISIILFPPMIAQFFLTAKTPLLVSIAEKVIAIFEDQLFYGITYFLLVFGFTYFYTEVVFKPDQIAENLQKQGGFIPGIRPGKHTEEYLANTTHKIILAGALFLGLIAILPLIVRSFTGVATLAIGGTSLLIVVSVVIETFKKIESQLTMRDYEGL from the coding sequence ATGTGGCTTAAAAAATTAATTCAAATTTGGAAGATTAAAGATTTGCGCCAAAGCATTGTGTTTGTAATGGGAATGCTAGTGATTTTTAGGGTTGCTGCGCATATTCCGATCCCAGGCATTGACGCTCAGGCTTTGAGCGATTTTTTTGCGTCTAACCAGCTGTTGGGAATCATGAATGTATTATCCGGCGGCGGTATGGAGAACTTTTCTGTTGTCGCGATGGGCGTTGCGCCGTATATTACCGCCTCAATTATTTTTCAGTTGTTAGTCATGATTATCCCCAAATTGGAAGAAATTTCTAAAGAAGGGGAGTCCGGCCAGCGTAAAATTAACCAGTGGACCAGAATGCTTGCGGTGCCGTTGGCATTGATGCAAGCCTATGGTTTGATTGCGATTTTAAATCAAAGTTCCGGACAAATTTTTGTTGATTTAACTGCGTGGAATTTAGTTATGATTTTAATTACACTCACTGCCGGAACAATGTTTTTGATGTGGATTGGTGAATTAATTTCCGAACAAAATATTGGTAACGGAATTTCGTTGATTATCTTTGCCGGTATTGTTTCTTCATTGCCCAGCACTGTTCAGCAGACATTATTAACATTTGATCAATCCCAGATTCTAAATTTGATTATTTTTGTAGCCATTGCAATTTTAACCATTGTTGGAGTTGTTATTATTACCGAAGGTCAACGCAATGTTCCGGTATCATACGCCAGACGGGTACGAGGAATGAAAATGTACGGCGGCGTTAATACTCATTTGCCGTTGCGGGTGAACATGGCCGGAGTTATTCCGATTATCTTTGCGATTTCAATCATTCTTTTCCCGCCGATGATTGCTCAGTTTTTCTTAACAGCCAAGACTCCGCTATTGGTTAGTATTGCCGAAAAAGTCATTGCCATTTTTGAAGATCAGCTTTTCTACGGCATTACCTATTTCTTGCTAGTCTTTGGTTTTACCTATTTTTATACGGAGGTTGTTTTCAAGCCTGATCAAATTGCTGAAAACTTACAGAAACAGGGCGGCTTCATCCCGGGCATTCGCCCTGGCAAGCACACTGAAGAATATTTAGCCAATACCACTCATAAAATAATTTTAGCTGGTGCTTTATTCTTAGGGCTTATTGCCATTTTACCCCTTATTGTCCGAAGCTTTACTGGTGTTGCAACCTTGGCGATCGGCGGTACTAGTTTATTGATTGTTGTTTCGGTTGTTATCGAAACGTTCAAAAAGATTGAATCTCAACTGACCATGCGTGATTACGAGGGGCTTTAA
- the rpsQ gene encoding 30S ribosomal protein S17: MIKRKFEGTVVSDKNDKTIVVAVETAKPHPKYNKRFTSTKKYKVHDPANEFKIGDKVVFEECRPLSKDKRWRVLSKESKS; this comes from the coding sequence ATTATTAAGCGAAAATTTGAAGGAACGGTTGTTTCTGACAAGAACGACAAGACTATTGTTGTTGCTGTTGAAACTGCTAAACCACATCCGAAATACAACAAGCGTTTTACGTCTACTAAGAAATATAAAGTGCACGATCCGGCTAATGAGTTTAAAATTGGGGACAAGGTAGTGTTTGAAGAATGCCGACCATTAAGCAAAGACAAGCGCTGGCGTGTTTTAAGTAAAGAAAGTAAGAGTTAA
- the rplF gene encoding 50S ribosomal protein L6, with amino-acid sequence MSRIGKQPITIPEGVEVKITNDLITVKGPKGQLTQTGNSLVKVEQKDNELLVTVNDPENKQQKSLWGLYQRLIANMVAGVTQGFSKKLEINGVGYKVALQGKHLNFQLGYSHPIDFPIPEGIEATVEKNVITISGSNKQLVGQTAADIRSLKKPEPYKGKGIKYSDEIIRRKAGKAAAKGAA; translated from the coding sequence ATGAGTAGAATTGGAAAACAACCTATTACCATTCCAGAGGGCGTTGAAGTAAAAATTACCAACGATCTGATTACGGTGAAAGGCCCTAAGGGTCAGCTGACACAGACTGGAAACAGCCTGGTTAAAGTTGAACAAAAAGATAATGAACTGTTGGTTACGGTCAATGATCCGGAAAACAAGCAGCAAAAGTCCCTTTGGGGTTTATATCAGCGCTTGATTGCTAATATGGTTGCGGGTGTAACCCAAGGCTTTTCAAAAAAGTTAGAAATTAACGGTGTTGGATATAAAGTCGCGCTTCAGGGCAAACACTTGAATTTTCAGCTTGGATATTCTCATCCGATTGATTTTCCGATTCCAGAGGGTATTGAAGCGACTGTTGAAAAAAATGTCATCACCATTTCCGGAAGCAACAAGCAGTTGGTTGGTCAAACCGCCGCTGACATCCGATCGTTAAAGAAACCGGAGCCTTACAAGGGCAAGGGGATTAAATATAGTGATGAAATTATTAGACGAAAGGCCGGTAAGGCCGCTGCTAAGGGTGCAGCCTAA
- the rpsC gene encoding 30S ribosomal protein S3: MGQKVHPKIFRIGSLYTWNSKWFSRRDYAKFLQEDILVKKFLKKELREAAVSQIDIERTPAATTIIIHSAKPGVIIGRGGQGVEDLKKKIQSKFLNKKSTLNINIQEVTNPNVNAELVLQSMIADIEKRMPYRRVMKQAIAKVEKTDARGIKVIIAGRLNGAEIARTEMLASGSLPLHTLRADIDYARGVAQTTYGTIGIKVWIYRGEIFDKDKDKAQAPTTNRRNNRQAKK; this comes from the coding sequence ATGGGACAAAAAGTACATCCAAAAATTTTTAGAATCGGTAGTCTTTACACCTGGAATTCAAAGTGGTTTTCACGTCGTGATTACGCTAAATTTTTGCAGGAAGATATTTTAGTTAAGAAATTTTTAAAGAAAGAACTTCGCGAAGCCGCAGTTTCTCAGATTGATATTGAACGAACGCCGGCCGCTACAACGATTATTATCCATTCTGCTAAGCCGGGCGTAATTATCGGTCGTGGTGGTCAAGGTGTCGAAGATTTGAAAAAGAAAATTCAGTCCAAGTTTTTGAACAAGAAATCAACTTTAAATATCAACATTCAAGAAGTAACTAATCCGAATGTTAATGCCGAGTTGGTTTTGCAGTCCATGATTGCTGATATTGAAAAGCGTATGCCATATCGTCGGGTAATGAAGCAGGCGATTGCTAAAGTGGAAAAAACAGATGCCCGAGGTATTAAGGTAATTATTGCCGGCCGACTTAACGGTGCAGAAATTGCCCGAACTGAAATGTTGGCTTCCGGTAGTTTGCCGTTGCACACTTTGCGGGCCGATATTGATTATGCCCGTGGTGTAGCTCAGACCACTTATGGAACTATTGGTATCAAGGTTTGGATTTACCGCGGCGAAATTTTTGACAAAGATAAGGACAAGGCGCAAGCCCCAACCACTAATCGAAGAAATAATAGACAAGCTAAGAAGTAA
- the rplN gene encoding 50S ribosomal protein L14, protein MIQLRTILKVADNSGAKKLQCIKVLGTNRKRYARVGDIITVSIKEAVPHSAVKKGQVAHAVVVRTRKEIRRTDGSYVRFDENAAVLVDKKSKEPKGTRIFGPVARELRAAGFNKIISLAPEVL, encoded by the coding sequence ATGATTCAGTTACGAACAATTTTAAAAGTTGCCGATAATTCCGGAGCAAAAAAGCTTCAGTGTATTAAGGTTCTTGGAACAAACCGAAAGCGATATGCCCGAGTCGGTGATATTATTACTGTTTCTATTAAAGAAGCAGTACCTCATAGCGCTGTTAAAAAAGGACAGGTCGCTCATGCGGTGGTTGTTCGAACCCGAAAAGAGATTCGACGCACTGATGGGTCTTACGTCCGATTCGATGAAAATGCCGCAGTGTTAGTTGATAAGAAATCAAAAGAACCGAAAGGTACGCGTATTTTTGGGCCAGTTGCTCGAGAATTGCGCGCTGCCGGATTTAATAAAATTATTTCATTGGCTCCAGAAGTTTTATAA
- the rplR gene encoding 50S ribosomal protein L18: MAIAKEKNKSQKRIRRKNRVRAKVSGTATRPRLSVYRSLSHMYAQLIDDVKGVTLAAAKDGDIKDAKATKTEIAGKVGELLAKKALAAGITEAVFDKGSAQYHGRVKAVAEGARKGGLKI, from the coding sequence ATGGCTATTGCTAAAGAAAAAAATAAATCACAGAAAAGAATTAGACGAAAGAACCGCGTTCGAGCTAAGGTTTCGGGTACCGCTACACGGCCGCGCCTTAGCGTGTATCGCAGTTTAAGTCATATGTATGCCCAATTGATCGATGATGTTAAGGGTGTGACATTGGCCGCGGCAAAAGATGGTGATATTAAAGACGCTAAAGCAACTAAGACGGAAATTGCCGGAAAAGTTGGTGAATTGTTGGCTAAAAAAGCGCTGGCCGCAGGCATTACCGAAGCGGTATTTGATAAAGGTTCTGCTCAGTATCATGGCCGAGTTAAGGCCGTGGCTGAAGGTGCCAGAAAAGGTGGGTTAAAAATTTAA
- the rpsH gene encoding 30S ribosomal protein S8, producing MNMTDPIADMLSRIRNAMAVQKPEVILPFSKIKLSVAEILKETGYIKKVEKLSKQEAGTSHDQIKITLKYNGGQPAISKIARVSKPGHRVYVSKDNLPVVLNHLGIAILSTPQGLMTNKEARKRNLGGEVICEVY from the coding sequence ATCAATATGACAGATCCAATTGCAGACATGCTTAGTCGAATCAGAAATGCCATGGCGGTGCAAAAGCCAGAAGTGATTTTGCCATTCTCAAAGATTAAATTAAGCGTTGCCGAAATTCTTAAAGAGACTGGGTATATTAAAAAAGTTGAAAAATTGTCCAAGCAGGAAGCCGGCACAAGCCATGATCAAATTAAAATTACTTTGAAATATAACGGTGGTCAGCCGGCAATCAGCAAGATTGCCCGAGTAAGTAAGCCGGGACATCGCGTGTATGTTTCTAAAGATAATTTGCCGGTCGTTTTAAATCATTTAGGGATTGCCATCCTTTCAACCCCACAGGGCTTAATGACAAATAAAGAAGCCCGAAAGCGAAATCTTGGGGGAGAAGTAATCTGTGAGGTTTATTAA
- the rplP gene encoding 50S ribosomal protein L16, whose amino-acid sequence MLSPRKQKHRKSFKGTLTGKATAGTTVSFGKYGLKSLGNTWMTARQIESARRAMTRFIKRGGKIWIRIFPDVPVTKKGEQSTMGSGKGAVDRYIAVIKPGMIIFEMDGVTEEQAREAMRLAAHKLPCKTSFIIK is encoded by the coding sequence ATGTTGTCACCACGAAAGCAAAAACACCGAAAAAGTTTTAAAGGCACGCTGACTGGCAAAGCCACGGCGGGTACGACGGTTAGTTTTGGCAAATATGGCTTGAAGTCTCTTGGTAATACTTGGATGACTGCCCGGCAAATTGAATCCGCCAGACGCGCCATGACCCGATTCATTAAGCGTGGTGGTAAGATTTGGATCAGAATTTTTCCTGATGTTCCGGTTACTAAAAAAGGTGAACAGTCAACCATGGGTTCCGGCAAAGGTGCGGTTGACCGATACATTGCTGTGATTAAACCAGGAATGATTATCTTTGAGATGGATGGTGTCACTGAAGAGCAGGCTCGTGAAGCAATGCGCTTAGCGGCTCATAAGTTGCCATGTAAGACTAGCTTTATTATCAAATAA